In Microbacterium pumilum, the following proteins share a genomic window:
- a CDS encoding oligosaccharide flippase family protein, whose translation MVASRLGTLAIGIALARVLGPDQFGIFAIATLTLLAILSFNELGVSLAIIRWRDDPATIAPTINTISAVSSLLLTIVVIVGAPWISETLGDVRAAPVVQVLALSILINGLVATSAAIMQREFMQKQRTIADQVNTWLGAGLSLLFAFLGWGAMSLAVGRLIASIVFAIMLIKWSPVPYRFGWKRDTAGRLLRFGLPLAASSIVVFAAGYTDQLIVGSTLGATALGFYVLAYNLASWPVSIFSLPLRAVAPAAFSALKHDPDRMSRNFARVLAILSSVAIPACLAISGAAEPVVDVVYGTEWLPAADILLWLAAMAGLRIWFELAYDYLVVHGKSGIVLFIQLASFGISLPLMLWAVQAFGAPGVAAAQFVVALVAVVPLYLISLHRTGIRVHKIAGAVVLPVIAGLMVWVASWLIAQAVGLPLVAAALAAGVATGVIALLAFWQRENLKLLRAAATGKG comes from the coding sequence ATGGTGGCGTCCCGCCTGGGGACCCTTGCCATCGGCATCGCCCTTGCCCGTGTACTCGGACCCGACCAGTTCGGCATCTTCGCGATCGCGACGCTCACCCTTCTCGCGATCCTGAGCTTCAACGAGCTGGGGGTGAGCCTCGCCATCATCCGCTGGAGGGACGATCCGGCGACGATTGCCCCGACCATCAACACCATCTCCGCGGTGAGCAGCCTGCTGCTCACGATCGTCGTGATCGTGGGCGCTCCCTGGATCTCGGAGACCCTCGGCGATGTTCGCGCAGCGCCCGTCGTCCAGGTTCTGGCTTTGTCGATTCTGATCAACGGCTTGGTCGCGACGTCGGCCGCGATCATGCAGCGAGAGTTCATGCAGAAGCAGCGAACGATCGCAGATCAGGTCAACACCTGGCTTGGCGCCGGGCTCTCGCTGCTGTTCGCGTTCCTCGGCTGGGGCGCGATGAGTCTCGCGGTCGGTCGCCTGATCGCGAGCATCGTGTTCGCGATCATGCTGATCAAGTGGAGCCCCGTGCCCTATCGCTTCGGGTGGAAGCGCGACACCGCCGGTCGACTCCTGCGTTTCGGACTCCCGCTTGCAGCATCGAGCATCGTGGTGTTCGCGGCGGGTTATACCGACCAGCTCATAGTGGGTTCCACGCTCGGGGCAACGGCGCTCGGCTTCTATGTCCTCGCATACAACCTTGCAAGCTGGCCCGTTTCGATATTCTCTCTGCCTCTTCGTGCCGTCGCCCCCGCGGCCTTCTCGGCCCTCAAACATGATCCGGATCGGATGTCACGCAACTTCGCCCGGGTGCTCGCCATCCTGTCGAGCGTCGCGATCCCGGCATGCCTGGCGATAAGCGGCGCCGCCGAACCGGTCGTCGACGTCGTCTATGGGACGGAGTGGCTGCCTGCTGCGGACATCCTGCTGTGGCTGGCGGCGATGGCCGGCCTCCGGATATGGTTCGAACTCGCGTACGACTACCTCGTGGTGCACGGCAAATCGGGCATCGTGCTGTTCATCCAGCTCGCCTCTTTCGGCATCTCGCTGCCACTGATGCTCTGGGCGGTCCAGGCTTTCGGCGCTCCAGGAGTCGCTGCGGCGCAGTTCGTCGTCGCTCTCGTTGCAGTGGTGCCGCTCTACCTGATCAGCCTGCACCGCACCGGGATACGGGTTCACAAGATCGCAGGCGCAGTCGTGCTGCCTGTCATCGCGGGCCTGATGGTTTGGGTGGCGAGCTGGCTCATCGCGCAAGCGGTCGGCCTGCCGCTCGTGGCCGCGGCCCTCGCGGCGGGCGTCGCGACCGGTGTCATCGCGCTCCTTGCCTTCTGGCAGCGCGAGAACCTCAAACTGCTCCGCGCTGCGGCGACGGGAAAGGGATGA